In Thermospira aquatica, the following proteins share a genomic window:
- a CDS encoding SpoIIE family protein phosphatase, protein MMWVNIVFAIFSFFVFVIFLDYIKNVYKTEVLLEQLFDQFLRMESSVKYEEQAMYEAIGKILGKAFFSSQCVIYVRGREKFFLKYQNMPHPKWAKLMRRNLDLEIEAALLGISRAKGGVSEGFYSVYFRKKAFQTLVIHVKNAQGKVVGVILFFYFSPIAYFRAVKYFKVNGSKLRDFLKHLFLVIREYAMDFKNITINQIKDYAVLIIDPNYHILYANTGAGFLLGSASEVALTGQSFFSYISHESLDHFQENVTKLQTVGELKTHLYLVIPQRRESQKIHVQAYMKSMTLEDEFMGLYILLHDITNEEILQQNMKKYAAIANCLFNYSSDAIFHVAPDGRVGRSNQAAQNLSGQDMPLTGQLFVGLFPKDLRKKMEELLDRTKVTKSFQEHTEIHYNDRWYNVRAFPVFVDDVYDSSVISFVDITEIKKHEEQLATMNRQMIEDLNAARTLQYELLPESMPVSSLVFYKALFQPCEEFGGDFYYVEEIIVEGKPYHLILVADVAGHGISAAMLTVLVKDVYTTFRNSLVSREDIFPNRFLEMLNEKLSTLEMSTMPFVAAYMAIYEPYSREFLYASAGMPFAIYIQKGGEVSFLGIEKSPPTGFQNGFVYHYKSTFLQPGDKIIIFTDGVEELLSFYNTYLNNIVMENRHLPLAKLVAILQGKIEDFYAPGRRPHYRQDDVTMVFMEILEEERK, encoded by the coding sequence ATGATGTGGGTGAATATAGTTTTTGCTATCTTCTCTTTTTTTGTTTTTGTGATTTTTCTTGATTATATCAAGAATGTGTACAAGACGGAAGTATTACTCGAACAGCTCTTTGACCAGTTTCTTCGTATGGAGAGTAGTGTAAAATACGAAGAACAGGCCATGTATGAAGCTATAGGAAAAATCCTGGGTAAGGCTTTTTTCTCCTCTCAGTGTGTGATCTATGTGCGTGGGAGAGAAAAGTTTTTCTTAAAATATCAAAACATGCCTCACCCGAAGTGGGCAAAACTGATGCGCAGAAATCTTGATCTTGAGATAGAGGCTGCTCTCCTGGGTATTAGTCGGGCAAAGGGTGGGGTCAGTGAGGGTTTTTACAGCGTCTATTTTCGAAAAAAGGCTTTTCAAACCCTTGTGATCCATGTCAAAAATGCCCAGGGAAAGGTTGTCGGAGTGATTTTGTTTTTTTATTTTTCTCCGATTGCCTATTTTCGTGCGGTGAAATATTTCAAGGTCAATGGCTCAAAACTTCGGGATTTTTTGAAACATCTGTTTTTAGTGATTCGTGAGTATGCCATGGATTTTAAAAATATTACCATTAACCAGATTAAGGATTACGCTGTCTTGATTATTGATCCGAATTACCACATTCTCTACGCGAACACAGGGGCTGGATTTCTTCTAGGATCAGCCTCTGAAGTCGCTCTTACTGGTCAATCCTTTTTCTCCTATATTTCTCATGAGTCTCTGGACCATTTCCAGGAGAATGTCACAAAACTTCAAACGGTTGGCGAACTGAAAACCCATCTCTATCTTGTTATCCCCCAACGACGGGAAAGTCAGAAAATCCATGTGCAGGCATATATGAAATCGATGACGCTTGAAGATGAGTTTATGGGGCTTTATATTTTGCTCCATGATATTACCAACGAAGAGATTCTCCAGCAAAATATGAAAAAATATGCGGCGATAGCCAATTGTCTTTTTAATTATTCTTCAGATGCGATTTTTCATGTCGCCCCAGATGGACGGGTTGGTCGGAGTAACCAGGCGGCTCAGAACCTCTCGGGACAGGACATGCCTCTCACCGGTCAGTTGTTTGTTGGGCTTTTTCCCAAAGACTTACGCAAAAAAATGGAAGAATTGCTAGATCGAACAAAAGTGACGAAATCTTTTCAGGAACATACGGAGATTCACTACAACGATCGCTGGTATAATGTGCGGGCTTTTCCTGTTTTTGTCGATGATGTGTATGATAGTAGTGTGATTTCTTTTGTCGATATTACGGAAATCAAAAAACACGAAGAGCAGCTTGCTACCATGAACCGGCAGATGATTGAAGATTTGAATGCGGCAAGAACCCTTCAGTATGAGTTACTCCCGGAGAGTATGCCTGTTTCCTCTCTCGTCTTTTATAAAGCTCTCTTTCAGCCTTGCGAAGAGTTTGGTGGGGATTTTTACTATGTAGAAGAGATCATCGTTGAAGGAAAACCCTATCATCTGATTTTAGTGGCAGATGTGGCAGGACATGGGATTTCAGCGGCGATGCTTACGGTACTTGTGAAGGATGTCTATACGACGTTTCGGAATTCTCTCGTGAGCAGAGAAGATATTTTCCCGAACCGATTTCTTGAGATGTTGAATGAAAAGCTTTCCACACTCGAGATGTCAACGATGCCTTTTGTTGCGGCGTACATGGCGATTTATGAACCTTATTCTCGAGAGTTTTTGTACGCAAGTGCAGGTATGCCCTTTGCTATTTATATTCAGAAGGGGGGCGAAGTAAGTTTTCTTGGCATTGAGAAGTCTCCTCCAACAGGTTTTCAGAATGGCTTTGTCTATCATTATAAGAGCACTTTCCTTCAACCGGGAGATAAGATCATTATTTTTACTGATGGCGTGGAGGAACTGCTTTCGTTTTATAACACGTATCTTAATAATATTGTTATGGAAAACCGTCATCTTCCCCTGGCAAAACTCGTGGCTATTCTTCAGGGAAAGATTGAGGATTTTTATGCCCCAGGCCGTCGCCCACACTATCGTCAAGATGATGTGACGATGGTTTTTATGGAAATTCTTGAAGAGGAAAGAAAATGA